The Streptomyces sp. cg36 genomic interval CTGGGGGTGCGCCCGGCGGACGCCCCCGCGAAGGACCTCGCCGCCGTCGCGCCGCGCCCCGGCAGGCTGACCGGAGCGGCCTCGGCCGCGCTCGCCGCGGCCGTCGGCGAGGAGTTCGTGCGCACCGACGACGAGACCCGCGTCCGGCACACCCGGGGCAAGTCCACCCCCGACCTGCTGCGCGTCCGGGCCGGCGAGGTCGACGACGCGCCGGACGCGGTGCTGCTGCCCGCCGACCACGACGAGGTCCTGGCCGTACTGCGGGCCTGCACCGAACACCGCGTCGCGGTCGTCCCGTTCGGCGGCGGCACCTCCGTCGTCGGCGGCCTCGCGCCCGAGACCGGCCCGGCCCACCACGCGTTCGTCGCGCTCGACCTGCGCCGCCTGGACCGGCTGGTGGCGCTGGACGAGACCTCCCGCACCGCCACCCTCCAGCCCGGCCTGCGCGGCCCCGAGGCGGAGGCGCTGCTCAACGAGCGCGGCTACACGCTCGGCCACTTCCCGCAGTCCTTCGAGTGGGCCTCGGTCGGCGGCTTCGCCGCCGCGCGCTCCAGCGGCCAGGCGTCGGCGGGCTACGGCCGCTTCGACGACATGGTGACGGCCCTGCGGGTGGCCACCCCGCGCGGCACGCTGGAGGTGGGCCGCGCCCCGCGCTCGGCCGCCGGACCGGACCTGCGCCAGCTGGTGCTCGGCTCGGAGGGCGCGTTCGGCGTGATCACCTCGGTGACCGTCCGCGTCCGCCCCCTCCCCTCGGCAAAGGCGTACGAGGGCTGGCGGTTCCCGTCCTTCGACCGGGGCCGGGACGCGCTGCGCGCGCTCGCCCAGGACGGCCCGATGCCGACGGTGCTGCGGCTCTCCGACGAGACCGAGACCATGATCGGCCTGGCCAAGCCGGACGCCATCGGCGGCGGCCTCGCCTCCGACGCGGGCTGCCTGGCCGTCGTCGGCCACGAGGGCACCGCCGAGGAGATCGCCGACCGGCGCGCGCGGGTGGGCGCGGTGCTCGCCGCGCACGGCGGCGAGCCGCTCGGCGAGGAGCCCGGCACCGGCTGGGCGCACGGCCGCTACAACGCCCCCTATCTGCGCGACTCGCTCCTGGACGCCGGGGCCTTCGCGGAGACCCTGGAGACGGCCGCGTTCTGGTCGGACGTCCCCGCGCTGTACGAGGCCGTCCGCACGGCGCTCACCCGGACCCTCACCGACGCGGGCACCCCGCCGCTGGTGATGTGCCACGTCTCGCACGTGTACGCGGCGGGCGCCTCGCTGTACTTCACCGTGGTCGGCGCCCAGGGCGAGGACGCGGTGGCGCACTGGGCACCGGCCAAGCGGGCCGTGAACGACGCGATCCTGGCGGCCGGGGGCACCATCAGCCACCACCACGGCGTGGGCACCGACCACCGGGACTGGTACGCCCAGGAGGTGGGGCCGCTCGGCGTGGAGGTCCTGCACGCGGTCAAGGACCGGCTGGACCCCGCCGGTATCCTCAACCCCGGCATCCTCCTGCCGCCGCTGCCCTCCAGCTGATCCCACGCGGTCCCCGCGCACTCCCAGCATCCGTCCTTGCCATCGGAGCGTAGCCATGCGACAGTTCACCGCCGTCGTCAACCCCACCGCGGGCGGATCACAGGGCGCCGCCGCCCTGATCCCGCTCGCCCGCGCACTGCGCGAGGCGGGCGCGGAGCTCGACGTCGAGTACAGCCGGGGCCTCGACCACGCGCGCGCCCTGGCCCGGGAGGCCGCCGAGCGGGGCCGGGTGGTGCTCGGGGTCGGCGGCGACGGGATGGCGGGGTGCGTGGCCGGCGCGCTCGCCGGCACCGACGCCGTCGTGGGCATCGTCCCGGCCGGGCGCGGCAACGACTTCGCCCGCGCCCTCGGGCTGCCCGCCGACCCCGCCGCACTGGCCGAACTGCTGCTGCGCGGCGAGCCCAGGAAGGTCGACGCGATCGAGGTCACCTCGGCCGTGCACGGGCGGGTCGCCGTGCTCGGCAGCGTGTACGCGGGCGTCGACGCGGTGGCCAACCGGCACGCCAACGCATCCCGGCTGCTGCGCGGCTCCGCCTCGTACTACCTGGGCGGGCTGCGCGCGGTGGTGGGCTGGCGCACCGCGCACTACCGGGTCACGGTCGACGGCGCCGTGCACGAGCGCGACGGCTACACCGTGATCGCCGCCAACTCCGGCTTCTACGGCTTCGGCCGCAACATCGCGCCCGGCGCGTCGGTGGACGACGGGCTGCTGGACGTCGTCATCATCCACGACAGCCCGCGCCGCCTCTTCTTCACCGTGATGAACGAGCTCAAGGACGGCAGCCACGTCCGCAGGCCGCAGGTGGAGGTCCTGCGCGGCCGGGAGATACGCATCGAGGCGGACCGGCCGCTGCCGTACGGCGCGGACGGCGAGGTGGAGGCCGAACTCCCGGTCACCGCCCGCGTGCTGCCGGGGGCGCTCACGCTCCTGGCGTGAGCCCGTACGCCGCCGGGCGGGCGCGTGCGGGCCGCGTCCGGGGGCAGACGCAGGGCATGACCACTCCAGTCGAGCGGGCGGAGGAGGACCGGGGGCGGGCCGGGCCCCGGGTGACGGCGCTGCGGGTGCTGATCGTGGTGGTGGCGATCGCCGCGCTCGTCGCGTTCTCCGTCGTCCTGGCCGAGCTCACCCTGACCCCCTCGCCCGCCTCCCGGAACATCGCCGGGTCCAATCTGCGCCCGGGGCACTCGCTCCGGGAGTACGTGGACGCGTACACCTTCCGCGCCGCCTGTGTGCAGATCGGCGGCAATCTGCTGCTGGGCGTGCCGTTCGGGCTGATCCTGCCGGTGCTCGTACGACGCCGGCCGCGGGCGCTGAGGGTGCTGCTGTACACGGTCGTGGTGATGGTGTTCATCGAGCTGGTGCAGGGGGCGCTGGTGGAGGGGCGCGCGTTCGACGTGGACGACGTCATCCTCAACACGTCGGGCGCGCTGCTGGGCTATCTGCTGCTGGGCCGTCGCTTCGGGCACGGCTTCCACCATCTCGGAGAGCCGCGGCCGGCAGCAGGAACGGCGTCGCGAGCATCAGCGCTCCGGCGAGTGCGATCGCGGTTCGCGGGCCGGTGAACACGGCCAGCAGGCCCCACAGGGCGGTTATCAGCGCGGTGGTGGCCTTGGCGGTGATCGACCACGCGGACAGCACCCGCACCACCCGGTCCGCCGGCGCCTGCTCCAGGCGGTAGGTGGCGAACACCGGGTTGAAGACGGCGCAGCTGGTGATCAGGCCGAGTTCGACGGCCATGACCAGGAGCAGGCCGGGCGCGCCGGGGCGCACCAGCGCCAGCCCCGGCACCCAGCAGGCGCGCAGCACGCCGGAGGCGATCAGCACCCGGTGCCGCCCGTGCCGTACGACGAGCCGCCGGGCGAGGCGGGAGCCGATCAGGCCGCCTGCGCACGGCACCGCGAAGGCGAGGCCGTACTGCCAGGGGGCGAAGCCGAGACGGCCCAGCATCAGGACGGCGAGCAGCGGCACGGTCGCCATGATCAGCGAGTTGACCAGGACCGTGTTGAAGAAGAACGGGCGCAGCACCGGGTGGGCCAGGACGTGCCGCCAGCCGTCGAGCAGGTCGCCGGCGCGTGCCGGGCGCACCGGTTCGGGGCGGCGGGCCGGGGCCGGTTCCGCCGGGCCGATCGCGCGGATGCCGAGTGCGGAGAGCAGATAGCTGACCGCGTCGGCGGCCACCGTCACCAGCGGCCCGAACATCCCGATCGCGGCCCCGCCGAGCGGCGGTCCGACCATGGTCGCGGTCCAGGTGGTGGATTCGAAGCGGGCGTTGGCGACCAGCAGGTCCTCGGGCGCCACCAGGCCCTTGAGGTGGGCGCCCGCCGCCGCGTTGAACGCGATGTCACAGGCGGCCACGACCACCGAGACCACCAGGAGCTGGGTGAAGGTGAGCGCGCCGAGCGCGAACGCGGCGGGCAGGCTCAGCAGCGCCGCGCACCGGAGCAGGTCCATGGCGGTCATCACCGGCCGCTTGCGCCGGAACTCCACCCACGGCCCCAGCGGCACCGCGACCGCCGCCCCGACCGCGAGGCCGACGGCGGCCAGCGCCGACACCTCGGCCGTACCGGCGTGCAGCGCCAGGATGGCGACCATGGGGATCGCGTCGAAGGCCAGCCAGGTGCCGAACGCGCTGATCGAGTACGCGGCCCACAGCCATCCGAATCCCCGCCCCAGCGACCGCCCGGCCCCCATGTTCCGTTCTCCCGTCCGGCACAACCGCGCGTTGACCGCTGCCATCCAACCGAAGACCGGACGTGCGGCGCAAACAACCACACCGGCCGTCCGACACAACCCATGGTTGTGGAAGCCGGACGCTAGGGTGGCGGCCGTGGACCTCAACGCCGTGCGCACCTTCGTCGCCGTCGCGGACTCCGGGCAGTTCCAGGAGGCCGCCGCCGCCCTGTCGATCACCCAGCAGGCGGTCTCCAAGCGGGTCGCGGCGCTGGAGAAGGAGCTGGGCGTCCGCCTCCTCACCCGGACCTCGCGCGGGTCCCGGCCCACCATCGACGGGCAGGCGTTCCTGCCGCACGCGCGCGAGCTGCTGCGGGCCGAGGAGCGGGCGGCGGCGTCCGTGCGGCCGGGGCGCCGGGCGCTGCGGGTCGACGTGATCGGCCGGCGGCTGGCGCCGGCCGGTCTGCTGCGCGACTTCCACCGCGCGCACCCGGAGATCGAGCTGGACGTGGTGACGCTGTTCGACGCCGACGCGGCGATCGCCGCGATCCGCTCGGGCGACGTCGACGCCTCCTTCCGCGCGGTGACCGAGGACGCCCGGCGCCGCCTCGACGGGGTGGGAAACGTGCGGATCTACGACGAGCCCGTCCATCTGCTGACCGGTCCCGCCCATCCGCTGGCGGCGGCGGGGACGGTCCGGCCGCGGCAGCTCGCCGGGCACCGCATCTGGATGCCGGGCATCGTGGCGGGCACCGAGTGGGCCGCCTACTACGACGACCTGGCCGCCGCGTTCGGGCTGACCATCGAGGTGACCGGTCCGGACTTCGGCACCGAGCCGCTGCTCGACACGATCGCCGCCTCCGCGACGCTGGCCTCGTTCGTCGGCGAGCGGACCCAGGTGGTGTGGCCCGCGGACCCGGGGCTGCGCCGGATTCCCGTGCACGGTCCGACCCCGGTCTATCCGCACTCGCTGCTGTGGCGCGCCGACAATCCGCACCCCGCCCTCGCCGCGCTGCGCGCGCACCTCGGCGCCGCGCGCCCCGCACCCGCGGGCGGGATCTGGACGCCCGCCTGGTGCGGGCCGGGGAGCACGGCATGAGGCGGGCCCCCCTCCCTGTGGAAGGGGGCCCGCCGCCTGGCCGCAGGACCGTCACATGCGGTCGTCCAGCTCGTCCTGGATGTCGTCGAAGGACTGCTGGGTCCGGTCCGGCTCCTGCCGGTCCCGCATCCGGTCCCGCGCCTGCGCTCCGCGCTCGGACGCCTCGTCCCTGGCGCCCTGCATCCGCTCCTTGGCCTGCCGCGCCTTGTCCTGCATTTCGTCCTTGATGCCCATGCGTGTTCACTCCCGAAGGGGAAGAGGGGTTTGGGGGGCCCGATCAGCGTCACACGGTGCGCCGGGGCGCGCACGTCGGCCGCGCACGCTCGGTAACCGGCGTTCGGGATGCCCCTGGGTGTCGGCGACCCTACGATCCGTAGGGAATCCCGACCCCCTCCGGAAGGCAGGCACAGCGCGATGCTCTCCACGGACTTCGTCACCGGCGCACCCAACTGGCTCGACCTCGGCAGCCCCGACACCGACGCCTCCGCCGCCTTCTACGCGGCCGTCTTCGGCTGGGACTTCCGGTCCGCGGGGCCGGAGTCGGGCGGGTACGGCTTCTTCCAGAAGGACGGCAGGACCGTCGCCGCGCTCGGCCCGCTCACCGAGGAGGGCGCGAGCCCGGCCTGGACGGTGTACTTCCAGACCCCGGACGCGGACGCCACCGCCAAGGCCGCCGCGCAGGCCGGCGGAGCCGTGCGCGTCGAACCGTTCGACGTCATGGAGGCGGGGCGCATGGCGTGTCTCACCGACCCGGGCGGCGCCGACTTCTCGGTCTGGCAGCCCGCGGCGGTCAAGGGGCTGGAGGACACCTCCTCGGACAACACGCTGTGCTGGGCCGAGCTCCACGTGGCGGACGTGCCGGGCGCGCTCTCCTTCTACGGCACCCTGTTCGGCTGGCGGTCGCGGGAGATGCCGGCGCCGGGGATGACCTACACGGTGCTGTCCAGCGCCGAGGGCGACCAGCAGGACGCCTCGTTCGGCGGCCTCGCCCCCGCCCAGGAGGGCATGGAGCCGCGCTGGGTCCCGTACTTCGCGGTCTCCGACGCGGACGCCACCGTCGCCCGGGCGCAGGAAACGGGCGGCGCGGTCCTCATGCCCGCCGCGGACGTGCCGGACGTCGGCCGCATCGCCTGGCTCGCCGACCCGCACGGCGCGCCCTTCGCCGTCCTTGAGCCCAACCCGCGCGCGGCCTGACCACGCAGCCGGAACCCGGGGGCCCCGACCGGGGCCCCCGCGTCATATCCACCCGCTGCGCGCGGCGTGCACGGCGAGCTGGAAGCGGGAGGTCGACCCGGCCAGCTGGTGGAGCTGCTCCAGATTGCGCGAGAGGGTGCGGCGGCTGACGCCGAGCAGTTCGGCGATGGTCTCGTCGCTGACTCCGGTGCCGAGCAGTTCCAGGATGCGCCGCTGCACCGGCCGCAGCGCGCGGGGGACCTGGCCGCTCAGATGCATCGGATACGCCGAGCGCCAGGCCGTCTCGAACAGGCCGCTCAGGGCGGAGAGCAGGCTGGAGGGGCGCACCAGCAGCAGTGAGTCATTGGACTCCGCCTCGACCGAGGACATGGACACGATCGCCAACCGCCGGTCGAAGACGGTGAGTTTGACCGGCACGGTCGGCAGGACGCGCGCCCGCTCCCCGGCCGCGATGCACGGCTGGATGTTCCCGGCGTAGTACGAGGTGCTGCGCACGGCGGACGCCGAGTACACCACCCGGTAGGCGACCCCGCGTTCCAGGTTGCGCACTTCGATGGGGTTCGGGCCGCCCGCCGTGTGGTACGGCGGGGAGTCGAAGCGCAGCACCTCCGACTCGGCCGCGCCTTCCACCTGCCAGATCCGCTCGGCGACCTGCGGGCCCGAGACGACCTCCAGCAGGTCCTCGGTGGGCTGTGAGTGCACCGAGCGGCGGAAGTCGCGGAAGGCGTTGAGCGCCGCCACGTGCGCGCTCTGGACCTCGGCGGCGCGGGCGTGCGCGAGCTGGTCGAGGGCGATGGTCGGCTCGACCGGCGAGACCGCGTCGCCCGCGCTGTCGAGGTGGGCGACCAGGCCGAGCCGGAGCAGCCGGCTCGTCGCGCGCGCCGCCTCGCCCGCGCCCCGGCCGAGCCGCCCGTCGAGCGCGGCCACGGTCAGGCTCCCGGCCGCGAGCAGGGTGATGTAGACCTCGGCCTCACAGGGCCCGAGGCCCAGTCGCCGTAGTTGCGTTGGCAGGTCCATGTCTTCGATGGCGGACATCGTGCCACGCCCGCGCGGGCCGGTCGGCCGGGATGCGGAAGGTTCCTTTCGAGACGTTTTGGCGGGATCCGCGTCGCGCCCGTTCTCGCCACTGGCGACGACGGGACACCGCGCGCCCGGCATCCGCAGTACACCAAGCGGACGCGGAACATCCGCACATCCCGCCGCCACCCCCAGGAGCTGACGTGCACACTCGCGCCCGACTCTGCGCCACGGCCGCCCTCGTGGCCGTCGCCCCGGCCCTGCCGGCCCAGCTCGCGCACGCGACGAACCGGCCTTCTGCGCCGTCCGCGCCACCGGCCCAAGTGCGCCGGATCGCCGACGCGATCGCGGACCAGTACATCGTGGTCCTCAAGGACACGGCGGCGCCCGGCGGCACGCCCGCCGCCGTCGCCCGGCTCGCCCGCACCCACGGCGGCACCGTCAGCCACACCTACGGCACCGTGCTGCACGGCTACGCGGCCCGTATGACGGACCGTCAGGCCCGCGCCACCGCCGCCGATCCGGCCGTCGCCTACGTGGAGCAGGACGCCCGCCAGCGGGTGTCGGCGACCCAGGGCAACCCGCCCTCCTGGGGCCTGGACCGCATCGACCAGCGCTCCCTGCCGCTGGACAAGAGCTATACGTACCCCGGCACCGCGAGCAACGTGACCGCGTACCTGGTGGACAGCGGACTGCGCACCACCCACGCGCAGTTCCAGGGCCGGGCGTCCATCGGCGTGGACGAGGTGGGCGACGGGCGGGGCGGCCAGGACTGCCTGGGGCACGGCACCCATGTGGCGGGAACGGTCGGCGGCAAGGACTACGGCGTGGCCAAGGGCGTCAAGCTGGTGGCGGTCCGCGTCACCGACTGCCACGACAGCGCCAGCACCTCGGCGATCATCGCGGCGGCCGACTGGATCACCGCACACGCCGTCAAACCGGCCGTCGTCAACATGAGCATCAACAGCACCTCGGTGATCAGCAGTGAGGACACCGCGATCAAGAAGTCCATCGCGGCCGGGATCACCTGGGTCGTCTCGTCGGGCAACAAGAACACCGACGCCTGCCACAACTCCCCCGGCGACATCGCGGCGGCCGTCGTGGTCAACAACGCGGACTCCGGCGACAGGCGGCGCTCCGACTCCGACTACGGCTCCTGCACCGACCTGTTCGCCCCCGGGACCGCCATCGACTCGGCCTGGAACGGCAGCGACACCGCCACCAAGCAGCTCACCGGCACCTCGATGGCCGCGCCCCACGTCACCGGCGCCGCCGCCCTGTGGCTGTCCGCCCACCCCGACGCCCCACCCGCGGACGTGGCGAAGCACCTCACCGACACGGCCACGCCGAACAAGATATCCGGCGCCGGAAGCGGCACCCCCAACAGGCTCCTCTACATCGGCGCCGCCACCGTCCGGCCCTGACCGGCCGGGCCCCGGGACGCCCCCGCCGCACCCGGTCCGACGCTCCACCCGACCCCGCTCCCCAACACCCTTCCCACCGACAGGAGTTGATCCCATGCGCCTCCCCCGCCCCTCCCGAAGCACCGCGGGCCTGGTCGCCCTGCCCGCCCTCACGCTGCTCGCGCTGAGCGTGTACGCCTCCGACGACTCACCTCCCCCGGCCGCCGCGCCGCAGCCCGTCGCCCGCGCGGCGGCCGGCGTGCCCGCCTTCGACCATGTCGTCGT includes:
- a CDS encoding helix-turn-helix domain-containing protein yields the protein MDLPTQLRRLGLGPCEAEVYITLLAAGSLTVAALDGRLGRGAGEAARATSRLLRLGLVAHLDSAGDAVSPVEPTIALDQLAHARAAEVQSAHVAALNAFRDFRRSVHSQPTEDLLEVVSGPQVAERIWQVEGAAESEVLRFDSPPYHTAGGPNPIEVRNLERGVAYRVVYSASAVRSTSYYAGNIQPCIAAGERARVLPTVPVKLTVFDRRLAIVSMSSVEAESNDSLLLVRPSSLLSALSGLFETAWRSAYPMHLSGQVPRALRPVQRRILELLGTGVSDETIAELLGVSRRTLSRNLEQLHQLAGSTSRFQLAVHAARSGWI
- a CDS encoding LysR family transcriptional regulator, whose product is MDLNAVRTFVAVADSGQFQEAAAALSITQQAVSKRVAALEKELGVRLLTRTSRGSRPTIDGQAFLPHARELLRAEERAAASVRPGRRALRVDVIGRRLAPAGLLRDFHRAHPEIELDVVTLFDADAAIAAIRSGDVDASFRAVTEDARRRLDGVGNVRIYDEPVHLLTGPAHPLAAAGTVRPRQLAGHRIWMPGIVAGTEWAAYYDDLAAAFGLTIEVTGPDFGTEPLLDTIAASATLASFVGERTQVVWPADPGLRRIPVHGPTPVYPHSLLWRADNPHPALAALRAHLGAARPAPAGGIWTPAWCGPGSTA
- a CDS encoding diacylglycerol kinase family protein, with translation MRQFTAVVNPTAGGSQGAAALIPLARALREAGAELDVEYSRGLDHARALAREAAERGRVVLGVGGDGMAGCVAGALAGTDAVVGIVPAGRGNDFARALGLPADPAALAELLLRGEPRKVDAIEVTSAVHGRVAVLGSVYAGVDAVANRHANASRLLRGSASYYLGGLRAVVGWRTAHYRVTVDGAVHERDGYTVIAANSGFYGFGRNIAPGASVDDGLLDVVIIHDSPRRLFFTVMNELKDGSHVRRPQVEVLRGREIRIEADRPLPYGADGEVEAELPVTARVLPGALTLLA
- a CDS encoding FAD-binding oxidoreductase gives rise to the protein MDMLWSGWGDPAKAAPLPEQVVGLLRELLGVRPADAPAKDLAAVAPRPGRLTGAASAALAAAVGEEFVRTDDETRVRHTRGKSTPDLLRVRAGEVDDAPDAVLLPADHDEVLAVLRACTEHRVAVVPFGGGTSVVGGLAPETGPAHHAFVALDLRRLDRLVALDETSRTATLQPGLRGPEAEALLNERGYTLGHFPQSFEWASVGGFAAARSSGQASAGYGRFDDMVTALRVATPRGTLEVGRAPRSAAGPDLRQLVLGSEGAFGVITSVTVRVRPLPSAKAYEGWRFPSFDRGRDALRALAQDGPMPTVLRLSDETETMIGLAKPDAIGGGLASDAGCLAVVGHEGTAEEIADRRARVGAVLAAHGGEPLGEEPGTGWAHGRYNAPYLRDSLLDAGAFAETLETAAFWSDVPALYEAVRTALTRTLTDAGTPPLVMCHVSHVYAAGASLYFTVVGAQGEDAVAHWAPAKRAVNDAILAAGGTISHHHGVGTDHRDWYAQEVGPLGVEVLHAVKDRLDPAGILNPGILLPPLPSS
- a CDS encoding MFS transporter, encoding MGAGRSLGRGFGWLWAAYSISAFGTWLAFDAIPMVAILALHAGTAEVSALAAVGLAVGAAVAVPLGPWVEFRRKRPVMTAMDLLRCAALLSLPAAFALGALTFTQLLVVSVVVAACDIAFNAAAGAHLKGLVAPEDLLVANARFESTTWTATMVGPPLGGAAIGMFGPLVTVAADAVSYLLSALGIRAIGPAEPAPARRPEPVRPARAGDLLDGWRHVLAHPVLRPFFFNTVLVNSLIMATVPLLAVLMLGRLGFAPWQYGLAFAVPCAGGLIGSRLARRLVVRHGRHRVLIASGVLRACWVPGLALVRPGAPGLLLVMAVELGLITSCAVFNPVFATYRLEQAPADRVVRVLSAWSITAKATTALITALWGLLAVFTGPRTAIALAGALMLATPFLLPAAALRDGGSRARSDGPAADSPAARPTC
- a CDS encoding S8 family peptidase: MHTRARLCATAALVAVAPALPAQLAHATNRPSAPSAPPAQVRRIADAIADQYIVVLKDTAAPGGTPAAVARLARTHGGTVSHTYGTVLHGYAARMTDRQARATAADPAVAYVEQDARQRVSATQGNPPSWGLDRIDQRSLPLDKSYTYPGTASNVTAYLVDSGLRTTHAQFQGRASIGVDEVGDGRGGQDCLGHGTHVAGTVGGKDYGVAKGVKLVAVRVTDCHDSASTSAIIAAADWITAHAVKPAVVNMSINSTSVISSEDTAIKKSIAAGITWVVSSGNKNTDACHNSPGDIAAAVVVNNADSGDRRRSDSDYGSCTDLFAPGTAIDSAWNGSDTATKQLTGTSMAAPHVTGAAALWLSAHPDAPPADVAKHLTDTATPNKISGAGSGTPNRLLYIGAATVRP
- a CDS encoding VOC family protein, with product MLSTDFVTGAPNWLDLGSPDTDASAAFYAAVFGWDFRSAGPESGGYGFFQKDGRTVAALGPLTEEGASPAWTVYFQTPDADATAKAAAQAGGAVRVEPFDVMEAGRMACLTDPGGADFSVWQPAAVKGLEDTSSDNTLCWAELHVADVPGALSFYGTLFGWRSREMPAPGMTYTVLSSAEGDQQDASFGGLAPAQEGMEPRWVPYFAVSDADATVARAQETGGAVLMPAADVPDVGRIAWLADPHGAPFAVLEPNPRAA